The Salmo salar chromosome ssa02, Ssal_v3.1, whole genome shotgun sequence genome segment agaggcttctaaacagcttttacccccaagccataagactactgaacatctaatcaaatggctacccagactatttgcagtgcccctCTCACCccttctttacaccactgctactctctgttattatctatgcatagtcactttaataactctacctacatgtacatactacctcaactaaccggtgcccccgcacattgactctgtactgctaccctgtatatagtcttgctattgttattttattgctgctcttgaattgcttttatctcttattcttatccgtattttttggaaactgcattattggttaggggctcgtaagtaagcatttcactgtaggatctacacctgttgtattcagcgcatgtgactaataaaatttgatttgattttgatttgaatataaacatatgttttccatgtcaataaagccccttggAATTGAATTGAGAATTATAGAGTGAAACAGATGACAGGCTATCACTAATTCATGTCAGTTAGAAGTCTACATTCTAGCTCTGATCTGCACTTGTTCGCTAATGTAATGAGAGTGTTATCTCTGTTGTGACAGCTGACAGCTGTAAGAGCAACACACTTAAAGTGGTCCTGCAGCGCCACGTTGAAGTCAAACGAGTCTCCTCTGTCCCCGAACCCGATGCCTATGAACGCACTGCGACCTGGGAGACAGAGGTCAGAGAAGAACAACAGACCAATGTAAATTACAAATCAAATCACTTCGTACACACACTGATCCTAAAACAGAGACATAGCACAGTGAGAAACAACTGATTGTGTACTCCAAATGCTGTAGTAGAATACTGTTTCAAACTACATACtcaaatgatccaaaacatactTTGTTATTACTGTGGTATACTACTAatactatactgaacaacaatatgaacgcaacatgcaacaatttcaacgattttactgagttacagttcatatacggaaatcagtcaatttaattaaataaattaggccctattctatggatttcacatgactgggcaggggcacagccatgggtgggcctgggagggcataggtccacccacttgggagccaagcccacccactggggagccaggcccagccaatcagagtatgtttttccccacaaaagggctttaatacagacagaaatacttctcagtttcatcagctgtctgggtggcaggtgaagaagccagatatgGAGGTCCTGGCCTGGCGTGGTTAAACGTGGTCTGAGgtagtgaggccggttggatgtactgccaaattctctaaaacaatgttggaggcggcttatagtagagaaataaacattcaattctctggcaacagctctggtggacattcctgcagtcagcatgccagttgcatgctccctcaaaacttgagatatctgtggcattgtgttttgtgacaaaactgaacattttagagtggccatttattgtcaccagcactagatgcacctgtgtaatgacgatgctgtttaatcagcttcttgatatgccacacctgtcaggtggatggattatcttggcaaaggagaaatgctcactaaaagggacgtaaacaaatatgtgcacattttattttgtgaaataagctttttgggcatatggaacatctctgggatcttttatttcagctcatgaaacatgggaacaaaactttacatgttgcatatatatttttgttcagtataataactGCCAATAGAAAATGTGAGGAAGTAGTGTGTGATACTTCTTTCTAATTTGGCTATATGGTGACAATGGACGACGATCAACAACCCACCACTCTCATCCTGGATCCGAAGCACAAAGTAACGACTGGAGTCACTGACGGTTTCTATGGCGATGCCAGGGTACTCGTCCACTGGTGCCTGTGCAAACAGCTCCCCTGCAGAGACGGGTAGTTATAACTCAGGCATTATAACTAACGGTTCTAGTCAAGAGTCAGAGGGCAAGgtggaacagttaacatggtcCTTTCAGATCAACAAGAAGTTCCCAGGGGACGATTTGGAATTGGGCACAATGATCTTCTGACTAGAAGTGCCTAGAGGTGGGCTAGAGGTGGGCTAGGGGCTATTGCAGGAGTCCCCAATTACATTCAGCAGTGGGCAAAttccttgagcggatggtcagaacatagttataaataatttgcacactgcaaattgaccgcaagaaacagatagtatttgacaaaaacagaatCATTTCAAAACTTGATTACATTGGGATACGATCACATATGCCTCTCTATTTATGCGtgagaatacttgggaacagatttcctacaTTAAAATTACTTTGAGcatttcctggtgattttacagtcttttatgtccaagaaCAAAAAATGATAATTTGTAAAGATTTGGCCTCTCACCAGAGATCTTGTCCTCCAGTTTGATGAAAGCCACTTTTCCCCGAGCCGTCACTCTCATACGGCCTGTCCAATCAGGGGCGTCCAGCTTCCAATCCGCAGCCCTGAGGGAGACACAGACAGCCAATCAGGGATGAGACTGactgtataggtgtgtgtgtgtgagaaagagggagaccaTGTTGTTGATAACCAACCACTACACCTTGCTACTGAAATGAGTGACTGGGCTGGTAACTGGGCTGGGGACTGGGCTGGTGTCTGGGCTGGGGACTGGGCTGGGGACTGGGCTGGGGACTGGGCTGGGGACTGGGCTGGGGACTGGGCTGGTGACTGGGCTGGGGACTGGGCTGGGGACTGGGCTGGGGACTGGGCCGGGGACTGGGCTGGTGACTGGGCTGGCAGTTCACCAGACCTGGGGTGGAATAGTCCCTCATTATTATTACTCACTACATCACACAACAGACTCAGCTTTGTGTGTGGTCATGGCACGTTACTGGTGGTCAGCCAATCAGCTCCCAGGAGACAGATACAGTATGGAGGCTGTCCAGTCAGCATGGAGATAGACTGGATCACGTTAAAACACCAGCCAATGAACAAATGGGTAAACACaatatagtcacacacacactgccaaacGTAGACGGTTCCCTAACAGGACTGAAGTCACTGTTAACAAGAGATCCTTTAACGAACCCTGTTCAGCAAGTAACAGGATAGGCGACAACAGAGAAAATGCCCAGATAATCCTCAGAGGGAGTAAAAATCTCACCTAATCCTCTGGACCTTTAAATACCGTAGTATCCGCAATAGCCTTTCATTAAACATTCGCCCCAAAGAAGAGCGCAGTCAAAGCGCATTCTATAAAACGGGGACACGACACAGTCACGTTTTCGCACTGAAAACAGGATTCAGTGTCATTGTCTAATACCGACAGGTGGACTACAATAATGACAGGTGTATTCTCCCTATCCATCCCACTACGCACAACCTTGACATCTGGTGGTAGACTATTCCTCCCCAACCAATTTGCCTAGTAAGCCACCTTAGAAAAAGCTATTGCGTACTGCAAAGGCAACAGAGACGACCATTATAGCCTTTATATGGACTTTACATTGCCTTGATGTGGGGACAAGAGCTTTGCCTACGGGGAGGTTGATATATCGCCGTATCAAACAATGGATGCTGGAGTCAGACCAGGGCAAGGCCACTGGTTGATTCTGACGGAACCGGGTCTCTTACCTGACTCCCCGGTTCGATGCCCGCGGCGGGATTCGGTAAACGTTAACGTCAGGTTTCACACACAGGATCGACTCGTATTCGCCCTCGGTCGCCATCTTGACTTTAATTCAATCGGTGTGTGGTGATGGTGCACGTTAACGGGCGCGAGAGCGTAATACACTGTGTATTTGCGCACGTGAAGCGTTCACATCCATTTCTAATGTCATTCGTCCAGATTAATCAACCATTGTCAGTGATAGTTTAGAGATCATTGTAATCAATTAGCCTAAGCTTTATTTTGTTGTTTATCGTTGTCTATGTGAGAGATAAAGAGCTGGTCAAATGTAAATAGAGGATAGGATAATGTCAACACAAAACCACTCATAATCACAGTTGGAGGGAATGATTTAATGGATGTGTTACAAGACAGTAATAATGCTACAAAGGGTAAAAATGTAAATCACATGGATTAAATAATATATAAACACATTATTGAGTTGTACAGTTGACCTACTTCAGTTATTATTATTTACTTTTACAGTGATAGATTAAAGTGATCAGTTTAACATTGACAGGTAGCACCAGTGGGAGGAGCAGAATAAATAGCTCCATATCAGTGTATATGACAGGGATAGAGGTGAATCACAGTCCAAGTAGCTCGAAAGCATCTCCCCAATCTTCTGCCTCACCAGGCTGAAAGACAAATCAGTAAACAATATTAGCCTACTAACTCAAgggtacagtgtgtgtgcgtgtgtgtgtgtgtgtgtgtgtcctacctggAGGATGTCGTTAAGTTTCCTGGCCAGTTGAACAGAGTTTTGATGCAGTCCGTCCCAGGCCTTAAACACACGCTGTCTGCAAGCTACAAAAGTCTGCCAACAGTAGAAATAGTCTATAGGGAAGAGGCAGAATTATAATGAGAGACgtactcacacacccacacactcacacacacacacacaccctctctacctTCATAGTTCATGACAGTGATCTGCACCCCGGCTCTCTGCAGCATGCGGAGACCCTCTCTAGCACTGCTGTCCTCCGGGTCACAGAAGTAGAGCCTGGAGACGTAGATCCTGAGGCGGAGGTTGGGGGTCTGGCTGAGGAACTGGGCCAGCCTGTAGGAGCAGTCTGAGCAGGGGGACCAGGAACAGAACCAGGTGACAGAGTAACACAGTCCCACACTGTCTGGAGCTCCATAACCCCACAGGCCTGGACACAGGGCGCCTGCTTCCAGGAGGCGCAGGAACAGCAGCTGGGGGGTGGAAGGAAAGAGCGTGATGGAGGTgtgtgagaaagggagaggggtgaggaatGAGGGAGAGATAGTGATGGAGATAGGGGAGGAAGTGAGAGGGATGAGGAATGAGGGAGAGTGAGTGATGGAGATAGGtgaggaatgagggagagagagtgatggagatagTTGAGGAAGGTAGACGGGtgaggaatgagggagagagtgatggatgtagttgaggaagagagagagagagagagagagagagagagagagagagagggggaatgattgagggaggaagatgtagatagagagaaaggagaggtaaTGCATGgatagagagagtggagagtAGAATGACGGGAAAGAGAGTGATGAAGACaggggaaggaaagaaagaaaatggAAGAGATGGGAAATATATAAagaaggaaagggggagagaaactGGAGCAAATGACAGATGATCAAATTTGTTGCATGTTTTTTACCCCTTTCGTctgtttcttcctctccctctctcgcctctccctctcctctccctctcctctcctttccctactctctcccctccctcctctccctacactttcccctccctccctccctccctcacctcaacATGACAGCCGGACCGGTTGCGCAGGTGTCCAAAGTCGAAGGAGAGTGAGTTTGGTCCCACCCGCCTCTTGACCACGAAGCACAGGTAGGTTTCGTGTCGGCCCTTGGCCCAGCGCATGT includes the following:
- the LOC106576980 gene encoding single-stranded DNA cytosine deaminase, with the protein product MINKFDSVLLAQKKFIYHYKNMRWAKGRHETYLCFVVKRRVGPNSLSFDFGHLRNRSGCHVELLFLRLLEAGALCPGLWGYGAPDSVGLCYSVTWFCSWSPCSDCSYRLAQFLSQTPNLRLRIYVSRLYFCDPEDSSAREGLRMLQRAGVQITVMNYEDYFYCWQTFVACRQRVFKAWDGLHQNSVQLARKLNDILQPGEAEDWGDAFELLGL